A DNA window from Xanthomonas campestris pv. campestris str. ATCC 33913 contains the following coding sequences:
- the rpsA gene encoding 30S ribosomal protein S1, whose product MTESFAELFEASQANLAKLKPGSIVTGTVVEVRGDVVVINAGLKSEGIVPIEQFRNDAGEIDVGVGDQVKVALDSIENGFGETVLSREKAKRAMVWDELEEALEKNETITGRISGKVKGGFTVDIKDVRAFLPGSLVDVRPVRDPAYLEGKELEFKLIKLDRKRNNVVVSRRAVVESEHSEEREQLMDKLQEGAILKGVVKNLTDYGAFVDLGGIDGLLHITDMAWKRVRHPSEVVNVGDELDVRVLKFDRERNRVSLGLKQLGEDPWDNIARRYPANSRVFGKVSNVTDYGAFVEIEPGVEGLVHVSEMDWTNKNVNPSKVVQVGDEVEVMVLDVDEERRRISLGMKQVAANPWETFAATHKKNDKVSGQIKSITDFGIFIGLDGGIDGLVHLSDISWNTTGEDVVRNYKKGDTLEAVVLAVDPERERISLGVKQLEQDPFGQYMASNPKGSKVEGVVREVDAKGATIDLADGIEGYVAARDIANERVDDATQHLKVGDKIEAKFVGMDRKGRTLQLSIKAKDDAEMREVLEEYQSASGGTTQLGALLRAQLNSNKSE is encoded by the coding sequence ATGACAGAATCTTTTGCCGAACTGTTCGAAGCCAGCCAAGCCAATCTGGCGAAGCTGAAGCCGGGCTCCATTGTCACCGGTACCGTCGTGGAAGTCCGCGGCGACGTGGTGGTGATCAACGCTGGCCTGAAGTCCGAAGGCATCGTGCCGATCGAGCAGTTCCGTAACGACGCTGGCGAAATCGATGTCGGCGTTGGCGACCAGGTCAAGGTTGCCCTCGACTCCATCGAAAACGGCTTCGGCGAAACCGTGTTGTCGCGCGAGAAGGCCAAGCGCGCGATGGTGTGGGACGAGCTGGAAGAAGCGTTGGAAAAGAACGAAACCATCACCGGCCGCATCAGCGGCAAGGTCAAGGGTGGTTTCACCGTGGACATCAAGGATGTTCGCGCGTTCCTGCCTGGTTCGCTGGTGGATGTGCGCCCGGTGCGCGACCCGGCCTACCTGGAAGGCAAGGAACTCGAGTTCAAGCTGATCAAGCTGGACCGCAAGCGCAACAACGTGGTTGTGTCCCGCCGTGCAGTGGTCGAGAGCGAGCATTCGGAAGAGCGCGAGCAGCTGATGGACAAGCTGCAGGAAGGCGCGATCCTGAAGGGTGTCGTCAAGAACCTGACCGACTACGGCGCATTCGTGGACCTGGGCGGTATCGACGGCCTGCTGCACATCACCGACATGGCCTGGAAGCGCGTGCGCCATCCGTCCGAAGTCGTGAACGTCGGCGACGAGCTGGACGTGCGCGTGCTGAAGTTCGATCGCGAGCGTAACCGCGTCAGCCTCGGCCTGAAGCAGCTGGGCGAAGATCCGTGGGACAACATCGCCCGTCGTTACCCGGCCAACAGCCGCGTGTTCGGCAAGGTCTCCAACGTCACCGATTACGGCGCATTCGTCGAGATCGAGCCGGGCGTCGAAGGTCTGGTGCACGTGTCCGAGATGGATTGGACCAACAAGAACGTCAACCCGTCCAAGGTTGTGCAGGTCGGTGACGAAGTCGAAGTGATGGTGCTGGACGTCGATGAAGAGCGTCGCCGCATCTCGCTGGGCATGAAGCAGGTTGCCGCCAATCCGTGGGAAACCTTCGCTGCGACCCACAAGAAGAACGACAAGGTGTCCGGTCAGATCAAGTCGATCACCGACTTCGGCATCTTCATTGGTCTGGACGGCGGCATCGACGGTCTGGTGCACCTGTCCGACATCAGCTGGAACACCACCGGCGAAGATGTCGTGCGCAATTACAAGAAGGGCGACACGCTGGAAGCCGTCGTGCTGGCAGTGGACCCGGAACGTGAGCGCATCAGCCTGGGCGTTAAGCAGCTGGAGCAGGATCCGTTCGGCCAGTACATGGCGTCCAACCCGAAGGGTTCGAAGGTCGAAGGCGTGGTCCGTGAAGTGGATGCGAAGGGCGCCACGATCGACCTGGCCGATGGCATCGAAGGCTACGTCGCTGCACGCGACATCGCCAACGAGCGTGTGGACGATGCGACCCAGCATCTGAAGGTTGGCGACAAGATCGAAGCCAAGTTCGTGGGCATGGACCGCAAGGGCCGTACCCTG
- the cmk gene encoding (d)CMP kinase, with translation MTDLSPVLTIDGPSGAGKGTVSRIVAARLGWHYLDSGALYRAVGVAASWADLDVSDPAALVRCAFDTKVEFDEAGEAGLRVLVNGVDATSELRLETTGALASAIAAIPEVRSALKERQRAFRQPPGLVADGRDMGTVIFPDAAFKVFLTASAEERAGRRHKQLMEKGVSVIFDDLLREIMARDARDAQRVVAPLRPAEDAVLIDTSGIGIEDVVQRVVGLLDSRTP, from the coding sequence ATGACCGACCTGTCACCCGTGCTCACCATCGATGGACCCTCCGGCGCCGGCAAGGGAACCGTGAGCCGGATCGTCGCCGCCCGGCTGGGCTGGCATTACCTCGATTCGGGCGCACTTTACCGTGCGGTGGGCGTGGCGGCGAGCTGGGCCGACCTTGATGTGTCTGACCCGGCCGCGCTGGTGCGTTGCGCCTTCGATACCAAGGTCGAGTTCGATGAGGCTGGCGAGGCAGGCCTGCGGGTGCTGGTCAACGGCGTGGACGCCACCAGCGAGCTGCGCTTGGAAACCACCGGTGCGCTCGCTTCGGCGATCGCCGCCATTCCGGAGGTGCGCTCGGCCCTGAAGGAGCGCCAGCGCGCGTTCCGCCAGCCGCCGGGCCTGGTCGCCGACGGCCGCGACATGGGCACGGTCATCTTCCCGGATGCCGCATTCAAGGTCTTCCTGACCGCCAGTGCCGAAGAACGTGCGGGCCGTCGCCATAAACAGTTGATGGAAAAGGGTGTTTCGGTTATCTTTGACGACCTGCTGCGCGAGATCATGGCCCGTGATGCCCGTGATGCGCAGCGGGTGGTGGCGCCATTGCGGCCGGCCGAAGACGCCGTGCTGATCGATACCAGCGGGATCGGGATCGAAGATGTCGTCCAGCGTGTGGTGGGGCTGTTGGACTCCCGCACGCCGTAA
- the ykgO gene encoding type B 50S ribosomal protein L36, translating to MKVLSSLKSAKTRHRDCKVVRRRGKVFVICKSNPRFKARQR from the coding sequence ATGAAAGTCCTGTCCTCCCTGAAGTCTGCGAAGACCCGTCACCGCGACTGCAAGGTGGTCCGCCGCCGCGGCAAGGTCTTCGTGATCTGCAAGTCGAACCCGCGCTTCAAGGCCCGTCAGCGCTAA
- a CDS encoding agmatine deiminase family protein produces MTDSVRFPAEWESQSAILIAWPHAGTDWAERLAEVEDTYIALVTAITRFQPVIICVADDDLQIYAEARLRSARVEMAQVRFVVAAYNDTWLRDSGPITLRHGDGFRLMDFRFTGWGGKFEASLDDQLVSSLDAASVFVPADVQTVDFALEGGAIETDGAGTLLTTWKCLHERHPQRSRDSLSSDLATWLAQDRVLWLDHGYLEGDDTDAHIDTLARFAGADAIVYQGCAVPSDSHYAELQAMGEELAALRKADGQPYRLFVLPWAEPILDQGRRLAASYANFLIVNGAVLMPAYGDAADAAAQAVLADAFPQHQIVPVPCRPLIWQNGSLHCLTMQLPAGLLAA; encoded by the coding sequence ATGACCGACAGCGTTCGTTTTCCTGCGGAGTGGGAATCCCAATCCGCCATCCTGATTGCCTGGCCACATGCCGGCACCGACTGGGCCGAGCGCCTGGCCGAGGTGGAAGACACCTATATTGCCTTGGTCACCGCGATCACCCGCTTCCAGCCGGTGATCATCTGCGTGGCCGACGATGACCTGCAGATCTATGCCGAAGCCCGCCTGCGTTCGGCGCGGGTGGAGATGGCACAGGTACGCTTCGTGGTTGCCGCCTACAACGACACCTGGCTGCGCGATTCGGGCCCGATCACGCTGCGCCATGGCGACGGCTTCCGGCTGATGGATTTTCGCTTCACCGGCTGGGGTGGCAAGTTCGAGGCGAGCCTGGACGATCAACTGGTTAGCAGCCTGGATGCGGCGAGCGTCTTCGTGCCCGCCGATGTGCAGACGGTCGACTTCGCGCTGGAAGGTGGCGCGATCGAAACCGATGGCGCCGGCACCTTGCTGACCACCTGGAAGTGCCTGCACGAACGGCACCCGCAGCGCTCGCGCGACTCCCTCAGCAGCGACCTGGCGACCTGGCTGGCGCAGGACCGCGTGCTGTGGCTGGACCACGGCTATCTGGAAGGCGATGACACCGACGCGCATATCGATACGCTGGCGCGCTTCGCCGGCGCGGATGCGATCGTCTACCAGGGCTGCGCCGTACCGAGCGATTCCCACTACGCCGAGCTGCAGGCGATGGGCGAAGAACTGGCTGCGCTGCGCAAGGCTGATGGGCAGCCGTATCGCCTGTTCGTGCTGCCGTGGGCAGAGCCGATCCTGGACCAGGGCCGGCGCCTTGCCGCGTCGTACGCCAATTTTTTGATCGTCAACGGCGCGGTGCTGATGCCGGCCTATGGCGACGCCGCGGATGCTGCGGCGCAGGCAGTGCTGGCCGACGCGTTTCCGCAGCACCAGATTGTGCCGGTGCCATGCCGCCCGCTGATCTGGCAGAACGGCAGCCTGCATTGTCTGACCATGCAGTTGCCTGCCGGCCTGCTGGCCGCCTGA
- a CDS encoding carbon-nitrogen hydrolase has protein sequence MTRHLLPVALIQERNHGDAEANLAVIESRVAEAAAQGAKLVLLQELHNGAYFCQHESVDVFDLAEPIPGPSTERLGALAKQHGVVIVASLFERRAAGLYHNTAVVLEADGRLLGKYRKMHIPDDPGFYEKFYFTPGDLGFTPVDTSVGRLGVLVCWDQWYPEAARLMALAGAELLLYPTAIGWDPDDAQAEQERQRDAWVLSHRGHAVANGVPVLSCNRVGHEPSPIGASGIQFWGNSHVLGPQGEFIAEAGQDPTILVCDVDLQRSEHVRRIWPFLRDRRIDAYGDLLKRYID, from the coding sequence ATGACCCGACATCTCCTTCCCGTCGCGCTGATCCAGGAGCGCAACCACGGCGACGCCGAGGCCAATCTGGCCGTCATCGAGTCGCGCGTGGCCGAAGCCGCCGCGCAGGGCGCCAAACTGGTGCTGCTGCAGGAACTGCACAACGGCGCGTATTTCTGCCAGCACGAATCGGTAGACGTGTTCGATCTGGCCGAGCCGATTCCCGGCCCCAGCACCGAGCGCCTGGGCGCGCTGGCCAAGCAGCATGGCGTGGTGATCGTGGCCTCGTTGTTCGAGCGCCGCGCCGCCGGCCTGTACCACAACACTGCCGTGGTGCTGGAGGCGGACGGCCGTTTGCTTGGCAAGTACCGCAAGATGCACATCCCCGACGACCCGGGCTTCTACGAGAAGTTCTACTTCACCCCGGGCGATCTGGGCTTTACGCCGGTGGATACCTCGGTCGGCCGGCTCGGCGTGTTGGTGTGCTGGGACCAGTGGTACCCGGAAGCGGCGCGCCTGATGGCGCTGGCTGGTGCCGAATTGCTGCTCTACCCCACCGCGATCGGTTGGGATCCGGACGATGCGCAGGCCGAGCAGGAACGCCAGCGCGATGCGTGGGTGCTGAGCCATCGCGGCCATGCGGTGGCCAACGGCGTGCCGGTGCTGTCGTGCAACCGTGTCGGTCACGAGCCGTCGCCGATCGGTGCTTCGGGCATCCAGTTCTGGGGCAATAGCCACGTGCTGGGGCCGCAGGGCGAGTTCATTGCCGAAGCCGGGCAGGATCCGACCATCCTGGTGTGCGATGTGGACCTGCAGCGCAGCGAGCATGTGCGGCGCATCTGGCCGTTCCTGCGCGACCGCCGCATCGACGCGTATGGCGATCTGCTCAAGCGTTACATCGACTGA
- a CDS encoding GNAT family N-acetyltransferase, with product MPVELREVRDADIPAITAIYAEQIAGCNTYEYVAPSAEQMRGRVRAIVDAGYPYLVAERDGAVIGYAYASSYRARAGYRWTVENSIYLAAAAQGCGIGSQLLGALIAVCEQRGYRQMIAVIGDATNQASLRLHERFEFRTVGVFTGLGRKHGRWLDAVQMQRPLGSGHTAPPSDE from the coding sequence ATGCCCGTCGAGCTGCGTGAGGTCCGCGACGCGGACATCCCGGCGATCACCGCGATCTACGCGGAGCAGATCGCCGGGTGCAACACCTACGAATACGTCGCGCCGTCGGCCGAGCAGATGCGCGGCCGCGTGCGCGCCATCGTGGACGCCGGTTATCCGTATCTGGTGGCCGAACGCGATGGCGCGGTGATCGGGTACGCCTACGCAAGCAGCTACCGCGCACGCGCCGGCTACCGCTGGACGGTGGAAAATTCGATTTATCTGGCCGCTGCCGCGCAAGGATGCGGCATCGGTTCGCAGCTGCTTGGCGCCTTGATTGCCGTCTGCGAGCAGCGCGGCTACCGGCAGATGATTGCCGTGATCGGCGATGCCACCAACCAGGCGTCACTGCGCCTGCATGAACGTTTTGAGTTTCGTACGGTCGGAGTCTTCACCGGACTGGGCCGCAAGCATGGCCGCTGGTTGGACGCGGTGCAGATGCAGCGCCCGCTCGGCTCCGGTCACACCGCCCCTCCTTCCGATGAATGA
- a CDS encoding TraB/GumN family protein, producing the protein MTEITPVLQDDALSGQPHRIVERDGVRYTLLGTAHVSLASVAAVQRAIGSGRYDAVAVELDAQRLQALSDPDALARLDLVQVIRKGRVALFAANLALAAYQRRLAKQLGIEPGAELKEAVNLARAQGLPVHLIDREVGLTFKRASGRLGFFGKMKLAGGLLAGLFAADEVGEEEIEKLKQGDMLEASFGDFASESPELYETVIAERDRYMATRLREEASPTQREVLAVVGAGHLAGLARHLAQDTDAPGPLRESLEYVQQRKRIPWITLGMLTVIVAGIGIGFWRGGMSMGADLLLQWAMYTGGLAALGCLLAGSHPLSILTAAVVAPFKPFRLSVPTGAFAALVEVHMRKPAYGDFLTLRDDAQTLRGWYRNRVSRVVLTFLLTNLGSGAGVWLAGVQIFQRLHG; encoded by the coding sequence ATGACCGAAATCACCCCCGTGTTGCAGGACGATGCGCTGTCCGGCCAGCCGCACCGCATCGTCGAACGCGACGGTGTGCGCTACACCCTGCTCGGCACCGCGCATGTCTCGCTGGCAAGCGTGGCCGCGGTGCAGCGGGCGATCGGCAGCGGCCGGTACGACGCGGTGGCCGTGGAGCTGGACGCGCAGCGCCTGCAGGCGCTCAGCGACCCCGATGCCCTCGCCCGCCTGGATCTGGTGCAGGTAATCCGGAAGGGTCGCGTGGCGCTGTTCGCCGCCAACCTGGCATTGGCCGCCTACCAACGTCGCCTGGCCAAGCAGTTGGGCATCGAGCCGGGTGCGGAGCTGAAGGAAGCGGTGAACCTGGCACGTGCGCAGGGCCTGCCGGTGCATTTGATCGACCGCGAAGTGGGGCTGACCTTCAAACGTGCTTCCGGGCGGCTGGGCTTCTTCGGCAAGATGAAGCTGGCCGGTGGCCTGCTGGCGGGGCTGTTCGCCGCTGACGAAGTGGGCGAAGAAGAGATCGAAAAGCTCAAGCAAGGCGACATGCTGGAGGCCAGTTTCGGCGATTTCGCCAGCGAAAGCCCGGAGCTGTACGAGACGGTGATTGCCGAGCGCGATCGCTACATGGCCACGCGGCTGCGCGAAGAAGCTAGCCCCACCCAGCGCGAGGTACTGGCCGTGGTCGGCGCTGGCCATCTTGCCGGGCTCGCCCGCCACCTTGCGCAGGACACCGATGCGCCCGGCCCGCTGCGCGAGTCGCTGGAATACGTGCAGCAGCGCAAGCGTATTCCCTGGATCACGCTGGGCATGCTGACGGTGATCGTTGCCGGGATCGGGATCGGGTTCTGGCGCGGCGGCATGTCGATGGGTGCGGACCTGCTGCTGCAATGGGCGATGTACACCGGCGGCCTGGCAGCGCTGGGCTGCCTATTGGCCGGTAGTCATCCGCTGAGCATTCTCACCGCCGCGGTGGTGGCACCGTTCAAGCCGTTCCGGCTGAGCGTGCCGACCGGCGCGTTCGCCGCCTTGGTCGAAGTGCATATGCGCAAGCCGGCCTATGGCGACTTCCTCACCCTGCGCGACGATGCACAGACCTTGCGTGGCTGGTACCGCAATCGTGTGTCGCGGGTGGTGCTGACGTTCCTGCTGACCAACCTGGGCAGCGGCGCGGGCGTGTGGCTGGCCGGTGTGCAGATTTTTCAGCGCCTGCATGGGTGA
- a CDS encoding endonuclease/exonuclease/phosphatase family protein — MMVLALSCTGAHAEQANVQNAEQTSRSQQTASAAPREMTLVTLNLHHDREDWPARRAYIAKELKQLAPDVIALQEVIERRGSVENQAAWLASRLGYAYTFASVDPPGAPKRYGNALLSKRSVLAQHQRLLQPLDDYRVAAHLQVDMDGQPVNVYVTHLNERSDARGAATRTRQVADLLDFIASNSNQAPVVIAGDFNTAADTLDLEALRKGYGDSYGSVHRNSDATVSTLNLHVFDKPARIDHVFFQQNRLLAREARILFDTPYAEGRWASDHYGVWVRLQFAPETAAAP, encoded by the coding sequence TTGATGGTGCTGGCCCTGTCCTGCACGGGTGCGCACGCGGAGCAAGCCAACGTCCAGAACGCAGAACAAACATCGCGCTCGCAGCAAACCGCCAGCGCGGCCCCGCGCGAGATGACCCTGGTCACCCTCAACCTGCATCACGACCGCGAAGACTGGCCGGCACGCCGTGCCTATATCGCCAAGGAACTCAAACAGCTGGCGCCGGATGTGATCGCCTTGCAGGAAGTGATCGAACGCCGCGGCAGTGTGGAGAATCAGGCCGCCTGGCTGGCCAGTCGGCTTGGCTACGCGTACACGTTCGCATCGGTCGACCCGCCCGGCGCGCCCAAGCGCTATGGCAACGCGCTGCTGAGCAAGCGCAGCGTGCTGGCCCAGCATCAGCGCCTGCTGCAACCGCTGGACGATTACCGCGTGGCCGCGCATCTGCAGGTTGATATGGATGGCCAGCCGGTCAACGTCTACGTGACGCATCTCAACGAGCGGTCCGATGCGCGCGGTGCGGCGACCCGCACCCGCCAGGTGGCCGACTTGCTGGACTTCATCGCGTCCAACAGCAACCAGGCGCCGGTGGTGATCGCCGGTGATTTCAACACTGCGGCCGATACCCTGGATCTGGAAGCGCTACGCAAGGGCTATGGCGACAGCTATGGCAGCGTGCACCGCAACAGCGATGCAACTGTCAGCACCTTGAACCTGCATGTGTTCGACAAACCCGCGCGCATCGATCACGTGTTCTTCCAGCAGAACCGCCTGCTCGCACGCGAGGCGCGCATCCTGTTCGACACCCCGTATGCCGAAGGCCGCTGGGCCTCGGACCATTACGGGGTGTGGGTACGCCTGCAATTCGCGCCGGAGACGGCTGCCGCCCCGTAG
- a CDS encoding discoidin domain-containing protein, giving the protein MAAVATAGAAQAQERVLDGFNDIAAWRLVVSNQVSGSLRPVATTSGGHALCLDYNFNGVSGYVGIRRSLPIEFPDNYRIGFALRGESPSNDLQVKLIDASGDNVWWINRPGFTFPKTWTTFNYRKRNIEKAWGPGADKQLRSSADVEFTIYNKVGGKGSVCFDRLTLTPLPPEDTSPLKAEAITDTAPALEQRLADGKPDTFWLSGAVKQQTVTLDLGKVREFGGAIVQWVPGLQASQYVVRSSSDGRSWRDLRTVIAGAGGTDWLALPDTEARYLRFDLKDGPNWRYGIKEVQLQPLAFAATPNDFIKSLATQSPRGNFPRGFSGEQPYWTILGLDGGTEQGLIGEDGAVEVGKGGFSVEPFVSVGGKLLRWADVSSEQSLQDDYLPIPSVDWHHDLMNLRITGFVQGTPDQAQLVARYQLRNTGKDAREFTLALAVRPFQVNPPAQFLNTLGGISRIEQLSVDGAQVNVNGKPRVFAAQRPDAAFASAFDSGMDVTHLTAATLPTTTQVKDETGLASGVLVYRWKLEPGQSREVALVIPQTGSAQLPAGFDADKAQQQVAQQWRGKLDRVRISVPAEGKPVVDTLRTALAHMLISRIGPRLQPGTRSYSRSWIRDGAMISEGLLRLGREDVVRDYVDWFAPYQFADGMVPCCVDDRGSDPVPENDSHGELIFNVAEYYRYTGDKPFLEKMWPHVLGAYDYMEKLRASERTEDNFMRNPAFYGMMPVSISHEGYSAKPVHSYWDNFWALRGYKDAVMLAGALDKPDEVARFSTARDEFSGDLTASLAAAVRQHQLDFLPGSAELGDFDATSTTIALAPGGEQQRLPPELLNNTFERYWKEFTDRRDSKREWKDYTPYEWRNVAAFVRLGWRDRAWDATAFFFKDRAPQPWNQWAEVVSRTPRTPFFVGDLPHAWVASDFVRSVLDMFAYGREADASLVIAAGTPTRWFDGKGIGIAELRTPYGRLNYTLQRTDKQLVLQLQPGLILPPGGVVFAWPYQGEPGKASINGEAVQWENGELRIQQLPASVQIDVPSAVRRAERAAQ; this is encoded by the coding sequence ATGGCCGCTGTTGCCACCGCGGGTGCGGCACAGGCGCAGGAGCGCGTGCTCGACGGATTCAACGACATCGCCGCGTGGCGGCTGGTGGTCTCCAACCAGGTCAGCGGCTCGCTGCGCCCGGTAGCAACCACCTCCGGCGGCCACGCCTTGTGCCTGGACTACAACTTCAACGGCGTGTCTGGCTATGTCGGCATCCGCCGCAGCCTGCCGATCGAGTTTCCGGACAACTACCGCATTGGCTTTGCGCTACGCGGCGAGTCGCCGTCCAACGATCTGCAGGTCAAGTTGATCGATGCCAGCGGCGACAACGTGTGGTGGATCAACCGGCCGGGCTTCACTTTCCCCAAGACCTGGACCACCTTCAACTACCGCAAGCGCAACATCGAAAAGGCCTGGGGCCCAGGCGCGGACAAGCAGTTGCGCAGCAGTGCCGATGTCGAGTTCACCATCTACAACAAGGTCGGTGGCAAGGGCTCGGTGTGCTTCGACCGCCTGACCCTGACCCCGTTGCCGCCAGAGGACACCTCGCCGTTGAAGGCCGAGGCCATTACCGACACCGCACCGGCGCTGGAGCAGCGTCTGGCCGATGGCAAGCCGGACACCTTCTGGCTCAGCGGCGCAGTCAAACAGCAGACGGTGACCCTGGACCTGGGCAAGGTGCGCGAGTTCGGCGGTGCCATCGTGCAGTGGGTGCCGGGCCTGCAGGCATCGCAGTACGTGGTGCGGTCGTCCAGCGATGGGCGTAGCTGGCGCGACCTGCGCACGGTCATCGCCGGCGCCGGCGGCACCGATTGGCTGGCCTTGCCGGATACCGAGGCGCGCTACCTGCGTTTCGATCTCAAGGATGGTCCCAACTGGCGCTATGGCATCAAGGAAGTGCAGCTGCAGCCGCTGGCCTTCGCCGCGACGCCGAATGACTTCATCAAATCGCTGGCGACGCAATCGCCGCGTGGCAACTTTCCGCGCGGGTTTTCCGGCGAGCAACCGTACTGGACCATCCTCGGCCTGGATGGCGGCACCGAGCAAGGCCTGATCGGCGAAGACGGCGCGGTGGAAGTGGGCAAGGGCGGTTTCAGCGTGGAGCCGTTCGTCAGTGTCGGCGGCAAGCTGTTGCGCTGGGCCGATGTCAGCAGCGAACAAAGCCTGCAGGACGATTACCTGCCAATCCCCAGCGTCGACTGGCACCACGACCTCATGAACCTGCGCATCACCGGCTTCGTGCAGGGCACTCCTGATCAGGCACAGTTGGTCGCGCGCTATCAGCTGCGCAATACCGGCAAGGACGCGCGCGAGTTCACCCTCGCATTGGCGGTACGGCCGTTCCAGGTCAACCCGCCGGCGCAGTTCCTCAACACCCTGGGCGGCATCAGCCGCATCGAGCAGTTGTCGGTGGACGGGGCGCAGGTCAACGTCAACGGCAAGCCGCGCGTGTTTGCCGCGCAGCGGCCGGATGCCGCCTTCGCCAGCGCCTTCGACAGCGGCATGGATGTCACCCATCTCACCGCCGCGACGCTGCCCACAACCACGCAGGTCAAGGACGAAACCGGGCTGGCCTCGGGCGTGCTGGTGTATCGCTGGAAGCTGGAGCCGGGCCAGAGCCGCGAGGTTGCGCTGGTCATTCCGCAGACCGGCAGCGCGCAGCTGCCGGCCGGCTTCGATGCCGACAAGGCGCAGCAGCAAGTGGCCCAGCAGTGGCGCGGCAAGCTCGATCGCGTGCGCATCAGCGTGCCGGCCGAAGGCAAGCCGGTTGTCGATACGCTGCGTACCGCGTTAGCGCACATGCTGATCTCGCGCATCGGCCCGCGCCTGCAGCCGGGCACGCGCTCATATTCGCGCAGCTGGATCCGCGACGGCGCCATGATTTCCGAAGGCCTGCTGCGGCTCGGCCGCGAAGACGTGGTGCGTGACTACGTCGACTGGTTTGCGCCGTATCAATTTGCCGACGGCATGGTGCCGTGCTGCGTGGACGACCGTGGCAGCGACCCGGTGCCGGAAAACGACAGCCATGGCGAGCTGATCTTCAACGTCGCCGAGTACTACCGCTACACCGGCGACAAGCCGTTCCTGGAAAAGATGTGGCCGCACGTGCTCGGCGCGTACGACTACATGGAAAAGCTGCGCGCCAGCGAGCGCACCGAAGACAACTTCATGCGTAACCCGGCTTTCTACGGAATGATGCCGGTGTCGATCAGCCACGAAGGCTATTCGGCCAAGCCGGTGCATTCGTATTGGGACAACTTCTGGGCGCTGCGCGGCTACAAGGACGCGGTGATGTTGGCCGGTGCGCTGGACAAGCCCGACGAGGTTGCGCGCTTCAGCACCGCCCGCGACGAATTCAGCGGCGATCTCACCGCCTCGCTGGCGGCGGCGGTACGCCAGCATCAGCTGGATTTCCTGCCCGGTTCGGCGGAACTGGGCGACTTCGATGCAACCTCCACCACCATCGCGCTGGCGCCCGGTGGCGAGCAGCAGCGCCTGCCGCCGGAGCTGTTGAACAACACCTTCGAGCGGTACTGGAAGGAATTCACCGATCGCCGCGACAGCAAGCGCGAATGGAAGGACTACACGCCGTACGAATGGCGCAACGTGGCTGCATTCGTGCGCCTGGGCTGGCGCGACCGCGCCTGGGATGCCACCGCGTTCTTCTTCAAGGACCGCGCGCCGCAGCCCTGGAACCAGTGGGCCGAAGTGGTCTCGCGTACGCCGCGCACGCCGTTCTTCGTTGGCGACCTACCGCATGCATGGGTGGCTTCGGACTTCGTGCGCTCGGTGCTGGACATGTTTGCCTACGGGCGCGAGGCCGACGCCAGCCTGGTGATTGCCGCCGGCACGCCAACGCGTTGGTTCGACGGCAAGGGCATTGGCATTGCCGAGCTGCGCACGCCCTATGGCCGCCTCAACTACACCTTGCAGCGCACCGACAAGCAGCTGGTGCTGCAGCTGCAGCCCGGCCTGATCCTGCCGCCCGGCGGCGTGGTGTTTGCCTGGCCGTATCAGGGCGAACCGGGCAAGGCCAGCATCAATGGCGAGGCGGTGCAGTGGGAGAATGGCGAGTTGCGCATCCAGCAGTTGCCGGCCTCCGTGCAGATCGACGTGCCGAGCGCGGTGCGGCGGGCCGAACGGGCCGCGCAATGA